The Rhodothermales bacterium genome contains the following window.
GCTTTCTCCGCACGCTTCAGTAGGCCCCTCGCTTAAGGTCGGCCGCTTTTGGCTGATCCCGGAAGTGAAAACCCCTCTTTCCGTGAGAAACCTCCTGTTCGTACTTGCTCTGCTGACCGTGCTCCCCGAGAGCCCGGCCTCCGCCGCGGTGTCCGTTCCCCTGACGGACGTCGTGGAGCCGATCGAGTACACCCTGCAGGTGGCCACCTACAGCTCCCGCACCCAGGCCGCGGATGTGCTGAGTGCGCTGCCTGATGCGTGGGTGGAGGAAGTCCGGAAGGACGGCAGCACGCTCTATCGCGTGAACTACAAACGATTCCGCGACCGCAACGCGGCGCTGCGGGCGCAGTGGGATCTGGAAGATTTAGGGTACAAGAGCTTCGTTCAGAGGCTCTATACATAAAGGGAACACAAGCGTCCCCCCGGACTAGGGCGCTCTGCGACGGCAGGGCGCCCTTCTCTAATTCTGGCGTTTTGGCCGATCGGCAAAAAAATCGGCCGACTACCAAGAAATTGGTAGTCATCGCTTAAATCGCGTAGTCGCAGAACCGATATAGGGTTCGTGCCCGGTACGCTGCCCAGCAGCAAGCCCGCGTACGCGTCTCACGACGCGGCACTACATATCCACCACATCTGCGCGGGCGTGGTGACAGGTCGCCTCCACGACAGGCGAACATCCTTGTCACCTATGAAAGCCCGCACACTCACACTTCTGCACCCGGCGCCCCGGCTCATTCTGCCGCCCGCCACGGAGGGTGCCGCCGCCCGTTCACTGGCCACGCTCTGCGCCATTTCTCCGCGCCGCGAGCTGTCCGCCATTTCCGAGGACCGCGTGCCCGGGCGCATCAACTCCACCACGCCTGACGGTGCCGCGAACCGCGTACACGTCCGTCACACGCGCACCGGAGACCGGGTTGCCATCTCCCTTCGATTCCGGCAGCCATGACCACTTTTTGACTGATTGCTTTGGGGAGCATCAGACAAATGCGGCTTGGTCTCTTGGGGGAGAGGCCGAGCCGCACTCATTTTCGGGCGATGGGCTCTGTGGCGGGCCCGCGGCCTACGGCTCAGGGCTCAGGTGCCCGCTTTCCGCGCAGCGCACCCGCCCGCCGCTTACGGCAGGAAGATGTAGTTCAGCTTGATCAGGAAGGCGTTCGCCGGGAAGAAGTCGAACGTATCGGTGAGCTGCGAAAAGCTGCCGACGTCGTATGGCGAGGCGCTCAGGTTGTCCAGCGGGTCCAGGCGCAGGCTTTCGCCGCGTGACTGCGACCAGACCAGGTAGAGGGTCGAGCCGGGGCGGTATTCCCAGCGCAGCACCGTATTGGTCTGAAAGCGGGAGAGCGAAAAGTCGTGTCGCTTGGGATGATGATCGAACGCCGCCAGGTCGTCCTGTCCGGTCTGAAGCTGGAAACCGTCATACCGGCCGCGGGCGCCGAAAAGCTGACCGTAGAACTGCACGCTGAGTTTCGGCGTGAAGGTGACGTCGCTGCGCAGCGTCACGTCCATCGATCGCGTATCGCGGCTGCCGAAGACCGAAGCACGGACCGCATCGCCCTCATTCAGGGCCAGGGCCGTGACTGCGCTGCCGGCTGGCAGGGCCATCCATTCGTCCTCCTCCAGGTTCGAGGGGTCGGTGGCGATGGTACCCATCTCGAGGCCGGCAGCCGTGCGGCGGAAGGCCTCATTGGAGACCCAGGCCGTGCGATTGTCGGACCTGGAGGCGCCGATTTCGGCGGACAGGTTGAGGCGGCTGGACACGTTCCATTCGCCGTCGAGGCTGGTGCGGAAGTCGGCGCCGCCTTCGGAGTCGCGCTCCAGGTTGAAGGAGGGGCTCACCTGCCAGAGTTTGCGGGAGTCGGTGCGGAACGAGAGGCGTACCGAATGGGCCGCCGGGCGGGCATAAGGCAACAGGCCGCGAGTTTCGTAGAGGTCGTAGCCGCCGAGCACGTTGTCGGCCTCATAACGCACGTCGATGCGCTGGAAGCCCCTCGTCACCAGGTTGGAGCTGACATTGACGCCAGCGCCCTGGTTGATGCGCTCGGCATAGGACCAGCTCTGCCAGGTGAAGGCGCGCACGCTGCCGCGCAGGAACGGACCAAACGGCTGGCCACCGTTCATCTGGTAGCTGGTGAACAGCGACCCGCGCATGAAGTCATTTCTGCGCAATCGGCCTAGATCGTTCGGATTGAACGTGTCCGAGAAGAACCGGAAGCTCGAGCCCCAGGTGACCGTGCCGCTGATGCGGTCAAAGCCGAACGAACCTGCCACGCCGCGCTGATTGTCGCCGATGCCGGCACCGCCGCGGTCCGAGAAGGAGAAGAAGCCGTCGATGGCATACCGGTTGCCGCCCATTCGGATATCCCAATCCAGGCCGCCTGTGTAGGCGCGGATCTCATCCTCGCTGCGGTCGGTGGCTGTGACGATGCCGCCCACATAGGAGAAGCGCCCCAGCTCCTGGCGCGCCCGGGCCAGGGTGAACAAACGCGTCGGGTCATAGTCGGCACCTGTCGATGCGCCGAGCACACCGAAGGAGAGTCCGTTGTCCGTGCGACCGGTGATCTTGCTGGCGCCGATGATCGGCTCCCGCGCACCAATACGGCGGGTGTAGAGCAGGCTGCCGTCGAAGTCCAGCCGGAAGTTCATGATCTGCGCGCCCTCGACGAAGAAGGGCCGCTTCTCATCAAAGAAGGTCTCGAAGGCCGTCAGATTGAGCTGCGCCGGGTCGGCGTCCACCTGCCCGAAATCCGGATTCACGGTGGCATCCAGCGTGATGTTGGAGGTCAGGCCGACCTTCAGGTCTACCCCCATGTCGATGTCGGAGCTGGAGGCGCGCTGTCCTGCCACATCGCCTTCATAGGTGTCGATGCGGGAGACGGAGTAGGGGAGAATCTGCACGTTCCGGGCTGGGTCAAGCCCCGAAATCCCCATCAGCCGGCCGTACCGGGCCACATAGCCACTGCGGCGCTCCGTGCGGGGCACCATGGCCCACTCAATGGTTTCGCTGGTCCGCGGAATGTCGCGGCGGAAGTTGATGCCCCACGTGTCCGCGCCGCTGACGAAGCGCAGCATGGTAAGCGGGATGCGCATTTCTGCGGTCCAGCCTTCACTGTCGATGCGCACCGCGGATTGCCAGACCGCATTCCAGGTCTCGTCCGTGTCGCGCGTGGTGATGCCGTCAAACTGCACGCCCGCGGCGTTGACGCCGAAGGTGTAGGCCGTCTTGCGGTCGAAGTAGGAGTCGATCGACGCAAAGAACCAGTCCGCCTGGTTGGTATCGTCCCGGCGGCCCAGCGTCGCGGAGATCTCAGACGGCTCTGAGTCGAACAGGCGGGCGCCGATGATGATGGCATCCGACGTGTACAGGACACGCACCTCCGTGGCCTGGGACGGTTTCTGGCCCTCGTTGGGCTCGAACTGGACAAAGTCGGTGGCCGGTGCGGCTGTCAACCACGCCGCCTCATCGAGACGTCCGTCAACCCGGTGGCCGGAATCCGCTCGCTGCACCGGAAGTATCCGGTCATCATTGAGCGTGGGATCCGAAGCAGTCGCCGGGGGAGCGATCGTCAGAAGGAGAAAAAGCGGCAGGAATCGTTTCATGTGGGAGACTTTTGAGCCGGTACAATCAGGGGAATGGGTAACGAAGGCAGAGGGTTGCCCGCCTGCCGTCGCGTTCAGCCGCTTGTCGCAAGAAGCATTCCCGCAGACGCGGAAGCGCTTCGCTGGATGCGCTCCAGTCACCAAGAAGTGATGAAGGACGAATACAGAGAACCAGAATCAGAAGAAACGGCTGACCTGAAGGTCAAAGGGTCGCGGTTCATCGGCCGAATCATGCGCGTTTTGTCACAGGATGAGGCGGATGAGAAGCTGCGCGCGCTGCGGAAAGCGGAATATGATGCCACGCATCACTGCAGCGCGTGGCGCATCGGCCCTGAGGGGGCGCTGACCCGGTTCAACGATGACGGTGAGCCCAACGGTTCGGCGGGCATGCCCATTTTGCGGCGCATCGAGGCGGCAGACCTGACGAACGCCATGGTCGTGGTGACCCGGTACTACGGCGGCACCAAACTCGGCACCGGCGGCCTGGTCAGGGCCTACGGGGATACGGCCGGTCTGGTGGTCGATGCGGTCCGTGTGCGCACGTGCGTCATCCGGCTGCCCGTGGCCGTGACGTTTGACTATGACGACACGTCACCGGCCATGCACACGGTGAATCAGTTCGATGCCGTGATTGCCCGGAGCGAGTACGGCGATCGGACCACGCTGTATCTGGAGGTGCGGCGCAGTGAAGCGGAGGCGTTTGAGGCCGCGTTTGTGGAGGCGCTGAGCGGGCGCGGGGAGGTTGTTGCGGGTCAGGTCGATCCCTGACGGGGGGATCAACTCGATCATAAGCCGGTTACGATGATCATGACCGATCCCGTGAGAGAGTACCTGTCCGCCATCGGACGAAAAGGTGGTCGAAAGAGCCGGCGAGAACTGGACTCCGGGACGGCGCGCGACATGGTCCGTGTTCGGGAAGCTCGCAGAGCGTTCAGGCGGTTCCACGCCCAGTGCTTCTGGTCGTCGCCGCCGACTCTGAAGATCGGCCTGGCAGACGTGCACTGGGTCTGTCAACAGTTGAAGCGCCACGGCGGGAGAGACGCGTGGGAGGTCGCGACAAAGCTGTGCCGTTAACGAGACTGCAGCACGAGATTCTGGGCATCATTGGGCCCGTAAGGACACCGGAGAGCTATCTGGCGGGGGGGACAGTCCTCCACTTCTCGCCAAACTCGACGCGCTGCTCCCGTGACCTCGACCTTTTTCATGATGCCGTGGAGCACGTCGCCGAGGCCTTTGCCGAGGACAGCGAGTTGCTTACTGGAAACGGCTTCACGCTGAAGATCGTCATCACGCAGCCGGGCTTCATCCGCTCCATTGTCAGTCGAGCCGATAAGGCGACGCAGATCGACTGGGCGCGGGACTCGGCATGGCGGTTCATGCCGGTCTCCAAGAGCGAGTTGGGTGGGTACGTGCTCCACGATATCGACGTCGCGACGAACAAGGTTCTGGCGCTCGCTGGACGCGAAGAGGCGCGCGACTTCGTGGACATCCTGTACGTGATGGAAAATATCCTGGCCCTCGGTCCGCTCATTTGGGCGGCCGTAGCCAAGGACCCGGGGTATTCGCCGCATTCCCTGCTCGAGCAGCTTCGCCGGCGGGGTCGCTATCGCCCTGAGGATTTCGAGCGGCTGGATCTTGTGAAGCCGTTTGACCTGTCCAGCGCGAAGGGACGGTGGAGCGATGCACTTGATACCGCCCTCGACTTCCTCGATTCGAGACCCATGGACGAGGCCGGCTGTCTCTACTACAGGGAATCCGACGGAAGATTCGTCAGCCCAACATCAGGACCCCTGGCAGCGCAGGGTGTCGTGACGCACTTCGGCCGGGTCGGAGGCATCCTGCCGAGGCCGGCCTCGCCGTAACTGCGGGCGGAGATCGCCGGGGCCTGGGCCCGCCCTTACTTCCGGTCGCGCCCGTCCTCTAGGGCCGCCACAGCAAGCCGGTCCACGCGGTTGTTGAGCTCATCGTCCGCGTGGCCCTTCACCTTGACCCACGCGACATCGTGCTGCTCCACCAGCTGATCCAGCACCGCCCAGAGATCCCGGTTCTTGACGGGCTGCTTACCGGCCGTTTTCCAGCCGCGCTTCTTCCAGTTCTCCAGCCATCCTTGCTTGAAGGCGTTCACGACGTAGCTGGAGTCCGAGTGCACGGCCACCGCGCAGCGCTCCTTCAGTGCGCGTAGCCCCTCCAAAACCGCCATCAGCTCCATGCGGTTGTTGGTGGTTTCCTTCTCGAAACCGGTGAGCACGCGCTCATGCTGCCCGAACATCAGCAGGGCCGCCCAGCCGCCCGGACCCGGG
Protein-coding sequences here:
- a CDS encoding SPOR domain-containing protein, with translation MRNLLFVLALLTVLPESPASAAVSVPLTDVVEPIEYTLQVATYSSRTQAADVLSALPDAWVEEVRKDGSTLYRVNYKRFRDRNAALRAQWDLEDLGYKSFVQRLYT
- a CDS encoding carbohydrate binding family 9 domain-containing protein, with amino-acid sequence MKRFLPLFLLLTIAPPATASDPTLNDDRILPVQRADSGHRVDGRLDEAAWLTAAPATDFVQFEPNEGQKPSQATEVRVLYTSDAIIIGARLFDSEPSEISATLGRRDDTNQADWFFASIDSYFDRKTAYTFGVNAAGVQFDGITTRDTDETWNAVWQSAVRIDSEGWTAEMRIPLTMLRFVSGADTWGINFRRDIPRTSETIEWAMVPRTERRSGYVARYGRLMGISGLDPARNVQILPYSVSRIDTYEGDVAGQRASSSDIDMGVDLKVGLTSNITLDATVNPDFGQVDADPAQLNLTAFETFFDEKRPFFVEGAQIMNFRLDFDGSLLYTRRIGAREPIIGASKITGRTDNGLSFGVLGASTGADYDPTRLFTLARARQELGRFSYVGGIVTATDRSEDEIRAYTGGLDWDIRMGGNRYAIDGFFSFSDRGGAGIGDNQRGVAGSFGFDRISGTVTWGSSFRFFSDTFNPNDLGRLRRNDFMRGSLFTSYQMNGGQPFGPFLRGSVRAFTWQSWSYAERINQGAGVNVSSNLVTRGFQRIDVRYEADNVLGGYDLYETRGLLPYARPAAHSVRLSFRTDSRKLWQVSPSFNLERDSEGGADFRTSLDGEWNVSSRLNLSAEIGASRSDNRTAWVSNEAFRRTAAGLEMGTIATDPSNLEEDEWMALPAGSAVTALALNEGDAVRASVFGSRDTRSMDVTLRSDVTFTPKLSVQFYGQLFGARGRYDGFQLQTGQDDLAAFDHHPKRHDFSLSRFQTNTVLRWEYRPGSTLYLVWSQSRGESLRLDPLDNLSASPYDVGSFSQLTDTFDFFPANAFLIKLNYIFLP
- a CDS encoding YigZ family protein; this encodes MRSSHQEVMKDEYREPESEETADLKVKGSRFIGRIMRVLSQDEADEKLRALRKAEYDATHHCSAWRIGPEGALTRFNDDGEPNGSAGMPILRRIEAADLTNAMVVVTRYYGGTKLGTGGLVRAYGDTAGLVVDAVRVRTCVIRLPVAVTFDYDDTSPAMHTVNQFDAVIARSEYGDRTTLYLEVRRSEAEAFEAAFVEALSGRGEVVAGQVDP
- the rnhA gene encoding ribonuclease HI; the protein is MKKVTLYTDGACSGNPGPGGWAALLMFGQHERVLTGFEKETTNNRMELMAVLEGLRALKERCAVAVHSDSSYVVNAFKQGWLENWKKRGWKTAGKQPVKNRDLWAVLDQLVEQHDVAWVKVKGHADDELNNRVDRLAVAALEDGRDRK